TTTTAAATCTATTAGTATCTTGAATCCATATATTAAATAAGTCAATTAACCAATCCGCCATCAAAGTTTTGTTCGGATCAAAAGGATAATTATCATGGGTGTAATCTGGAATTAGAAAGTTAACATAACTCACATCCATTTTTTTGAAACTATTGTAAATGTCTATGGGAGTTTCTTCAATATTAATAACACAAGCAATATCAGCAAAGTTCATTTCATTTTTTAATAACTGAACGTTTTTAAAAATACTATCATAGCTACCCTTTCCTTTATGATCTACACGGTACATGTCATGTGCTTTTTTGGTACCGTCAACACTAATGCTGGGTGATATGTTAAGTTCTTTAAAGAGGTTAGCCCATTCTTTGTTCAATAAAACCCCATTAGTTTGTAAATCGAATTGAAAATCAACATCTGGAAATTCCTGTTGTATAATCTTTACTTTTTGGATGAATTCAATGTAAAATTCTTTAGGAGCCAATAAAGGTTCCCCACCATGAAATATGAATGAGAATTCCTTTTTGTTATACTTTTTTACATAGTTTTTTGTTTTCTCTATAATGTGATTTACTGTTTCTGAAGACATAAACTTTGGTTGTTTTTTATAAGTGGTATCTCCTAGATTATACATAAAGCAGTATGAACAGTTTAGATTACATCTACTGGCTATTTTTATGGCTAAAGAGTTAAAGTTCATAGAGAAAATTTAATAGATTAGAAGAAAGGAAATTGTAGTTTTCTACAATTTCCTATTAAACTTTTGTTCAAAGGGGGTAATTATCCTTTGATAAAATCATGTTGTGCTTCAAGACGAGAAACACATCTGTTTAAAGTATCACTCCATACCATTCCGTTTG
The sequence above is a segment of the Tenacibaculum sp. 190130A14a genome. Coding sequences within it:
- a CDS encoding radical SAM protein, with amino-acid sequence MNFNSLAIKIASRCNLNCSYCFMYNLGDTTYKKQPKFMSSETVNHIIEKTKNYVKKYNKKEFSFIFHGGEPLLAPKEFYIEFIQKVKIIQQEFPDVDFQFDLQTNGVLLNKEWANLFKELNISPSISVDGTKKAHDMYRVDHKGKGSYDSIFKNVQLLKNEMNFADIACVINIEETPIDIYNSFKKMDVSYVNFLIPDYTHDNYPFDPNKTLMADWLIDLFNIWIQDTNRFKIPLFLGLLNSLMRVNDNAKNESTVLVIETNGEIEAIDSLKACGNGFTKTGLNINNHSFDDIQETPLGNLYFNDFNTKLCNQCLECPLNEICKGGRLVHRYSKEKGFNNASVYCNDLIKLIAHIQKFFISCYPELHEKENIEAIDPIEIKNYLSTLDNTNSLYEVTLEAFATQTSLAV